Proteins encoded by one window of Litoribrevibacter albus:
- a CDS encoding type I secretion system permease/ATPase, with product MAISYNNNDMLLGCLSAVCHILHRPHSPSSLIAGLPLVDNQLTPSLFIRACERIDFSASLITRSLVDIPSEVLPCVLLLEDHKAVVLTAKDNENDACTIIDPSKADGEEHISLSIKELNMTYIGQCLYIKPQFTIKHELTKEEQSKKDANQAKRWVVNTLRYSKSIYRDVILASIMINLFVLANPLFVMNVYDRVVPNNAIETLWVLASGIAIVFIFDFIIKSLRTHFIEVAGKKLDVILSAKLFQKALGIHFQHLPPSVGGFAQNIREFDHVRNFFSSITITTLVDFPFAILFLIVIFSLGGPIVLAPIVAALLILSYGYYAQWPLKRAIEKTQMAHVQKNANLIESIQSIETIRAFNAEGQRQSQWEENVAFLSKSQVNIRRISNSVSQFSGFFTQLVGVSIVIIGVYQISEHEMSMGALIACVLLGSRAVAPMAQAANLIAQFEQTKQAITSLNQIISLPDDQLHDSRYIYRPDLQGNVEFKEVYFAYPGQSQPTLSKINIKINAGERVALIGKVGSGKSTLGKLLMGLFTPSQGQILLDGLDQKQINPSDFRNNIAYVPQDIQVFRGTLRENISLKAPYSPDEEILRVSDISLLSDFANHHPEGYSMSIGERGEGLSGGQRQQLAIARSLVNDPPIVFMDECTSAMDNQTEQAMIQQFQKHLTDKTLILSTHRASLLNLVDRIIVLDQGHIIADGPKAQVMDALKRGLLRSVQQTGSEA from the coding sequence GTGGCGATATCTTACAATAACAATGACATGTTGTTAGGTTGCCTATCTGCTGTCTGTCATATATTGCATCGACCTCATTCGCCGAGTTCGTTAATTGCAGGACTCCCTCTAGTAGATAATCAGCTTACACCCAGCCTCTTTATTCGTGCGTGTGAACGTATCGATTTTAGCGCCTCACTGATTACGCGTTCACTAGTAGATATTCCCTCTGAGGTGTTACCTTGCGTACTTTTGCTCGAAGATCACAAAGCCGTCGTTCTGACAGCGAAAGATAACGAAAATGACGCATGTACCATTATTGATCCGTCGAAAGCCGATGGAGAGGAACACATCTCTCTATCGATCAAAGAGCTCAACATGACCTACATTGGTCAGTGTCTCTACATCAAGCCCCAATTCACCATCAAGCACGAATTAACTAAAGAAGAGCAATCGAAGAAAGACGCCAATCAAGCTAAACGATGGGTGGTTAATACCCTACGCTACTCGAAAAGTATCTACAGAGATGTGATTCTCGCCAGCATCATGATCAACTTGTTTGTGCTGGCCAATCCTTTATTTGTCATGAACGTCTATGACCGGGTCGTGCCTAACAATGCAATCGAAACCCTGTGGGTGCTAGCCAGCGGTATAGCGATCGTTTTTATTTTTGATTTCATCATTAAGAGCTTACGTACTCACTTCATTGAAGTCGCAGGTAAAAAGCTGGATGTTATCCTCAGTGCCAAACTGTTTCAGAAAGCGCTGGGTATTCACTTTCAACACCTGCCTCCTTCCGTTGGCGGATTCGCTCAAAACATTCGTGAGTTCGACCATGTTCGAAACTTCTTCAGTTCGATAACAATCACCACGTTAGTCGACTTTCCGTTTGCAATCCTGTTTTTGATTGTCATATTTTCCTTAGGTGGTCCGATTGTTTTAGCCCCTATTGTCGCGGCACTACTCATCCTGAGTTACGGTTATTATGCTCAGTGGCCGCTAAAACGGGCCATTGAAAAAACACAAATGGCGCACGTTCAAAAAAATGCCAACTTGATTGAATCCATTCAATCGATAGAGACCATTCGAGCATTTAACGCAGAAGGCCAAAGACAAAGCCAATGGGAAGAAAACGTTGCCTTTCTGAGCAAAAGCCAGGTAAACATTCGCCGAATTTCTAATTCCGTCAGCCAGTTTTCAGGCTTTTTCACGCAACTGGTGGGTGTATCCATCGTCATTATCGGCGTGTATCAAATCAGCGAACATGAGATGAGCATGGGCGCACTAATCGCCTGTGTACTTTTAGGTAGTCGTGCCGTTGCGCCTATGGCACAAGCGGCCAATCTGATTGCCCAGTTTGAGCAGACCAAACAAGCCATTACGTCCTTAAATCAAATCATTAGCCTGCCGGATGATCAGCTCCACGACAGCCGTTATATCTACCGTCCTGATCTTCAAGGCAATGTTGAATTTAAAGAGGTGTACTTTGCCTACCCGGGCCAATCCCAACCGACCTTATCCAAAATTAATATTAAAATTAACGCAGGTGAACGTGTTGCCCTGATTGGTAAGGTGGGTTCTGGGAAGTCAACGCTGGGTAAATTACTGATGGGGCTGTTTACGCCCTCTCAAGGTCAAATTTTGTTGGATGGGCTGGATCAAAAACAAATTAACCCTAGCGACTTCCGAAACAACATTGCTTATGTTCCTCAGGACATTCAGGTATTCCGTGGCACCTTACGAGAAAACATTTCGCTCAAAGCGCCCTATTCGCCAGATGAGGAAATACTCAGAGTTTCTGACATCTCGCTCTTATCAGACTTTGCAAACCATCATCCTGAAGGGTATAGCATGAGCATCGGCGAACGCGGAGAAGGGCTCTCCGGCGGCCAACGTCAACAGCTCGCTATTGCCAGATCTCTGGTCAATGATCCGCCGATCGTATTCATGGATGAATGTACCAGTGCCATGGACAACCAAACCGAGCAAGCGATGATTCAGCAATTCCAGAAGCATCTAACGGATAAGACCTTAATTTTGAGCACCCACCGTGCATCCCTGTTGAATTTAGTCGATCGGATTATTGTGCTCGATCAAGGCCACATCATTGCCGATGGTCCTAAAGCACAGGTAATGGACGCGTTGAAACGAGGTTTATTACGCTCCGTACAACAAACCGGGTCGGAGGCATAA
- the hisI gene encoding phosphoribosyl-AMP cyclohydrolase: protein MSKLDWKAIEKQPSGSHFDLEQALDSLKYNSDGLIPAIAQQHDTGEVLMMAWMNKLSIEETLKTKQVCYWSRSRQTYWRKGESSGHQQTLISMATDCDADTLLLKVDQKGPACHTNRRSCFYNEITEEQVTISADPIA, encoded by the coding sequence ATGAGTAAACTTGACTGGAAAGCAATCGAGAAACAACCTTCTGGTAGCCACTTTGACCTTGAGCAAGCACTCGACAGTCTTAAGTACAACTCAGACGGCCTGATTCCCGCCATTGCTCAACAGCATGATACCGGTGAAGTTCTGATGATGGCATGGATGAACAAATTATCCATTGAAGAAACACTGAAAACCAAGCAAGTATGCTACTGGTCCCGTTCACGTCAAACCTACTGGCGCAAAGGGGAAAGTTCAGGCCATCAGCAAACCCTGATTTCTATGGCAACTGATTGTGATGCCGATACACTGTTACTTAAAGTGGATCAAAAAGGCCCTGCATGTCACACCAATCGCAGAAGCTGCTTTTACAACGAGATCACTGAAGAGCAAGTAACCATCAGTGCTGATCCAATTGCCTGA
- the folE2 gene encoding GTP cyclohydrolase FolE2: MTNPASEKALPDVALTSRSSHSTTLDWVGMSGIALPLVIKDVNEPEQRIDAKVQTYVNLNNPQVKGIHMSRLYLLLMQYAEKEVVTVAGLREFLSHLLDSHHDISDCANLNIDFDYLIKKPALKSQFAGWKDYPVTVNGFLENGKVVIELSVKVPYSSTCPCSAALARQLIQEQFSKDFDGRADISVDEVESWLRSEKGTFATPHSQRSTAHVVVRLDESVELFPISELVNVIENALQTPVQTAVKREDEQEFARLNGHNLMFVEDAARRVKNALNQQSDYLDFWLRVEHYESLHAHDAVSITTKGVEGGFQPHLHR; this comes from the coding sequence GTGACCAACCCTGCTTCCGAAAAAGCCCTGCCAGATGTGGCCCTTACCAGTCGTTCAAGCCATAGTACAACTTTGGATTGGGTAGGAATGAGCGGGATCGCTCTACCTCTCGTTATTAAAGATGTTAACGAACCTGAACAACGCATTGATGCTAAAGTACAAACGTATGTAAACCTGAACAACCCTCAGGTTAAAGGCATCCACATGTCTCGTTTGTATCTATTGTTGATGCAATATGCAGAGAAAGAAGTTGTCACCGTCGCAGGTCTTCGTGAATTCTTATCACACTTACTGGACAGTCATCATGACATCAGTGATTGTGCCAATCTAAACATCGATTTCGACTATCTAATCAAGAAGCCAGCACTTAAAAGCCAGTTTGCAGGCTGGAAAGACTACCCTGTTACCGTGAATGGTTTTCTGGAAAACGGAAAGGTTGTGATTGAGCTTTCGGTAAAAGTGCCATACTCATCTACTTGTCCGTGTTCTGCGGCATTAGCAAGACAACTTATCCAGGAACAATTCAGCAAAGACTTTGATGGTCGTGCCGATATCTCTGTAGATGAAGTGGAAAGCTGGTTACGTTCAGAAAAAGGTACGTTCGCTACGCCACACAGTCAGAGAAGTACTGCTCATGTGGTTGTACGCCTGGATGAGTCGGTTGAACTATTCCCTATCTCTGAATTGGTGAATGTCATCGAAAATGCCTTGCAAACACCGGTTCAAACCGCCGTTAAACGTGAAGACGAACAAGAGTTCGCTCGTCTGAATGGCCATAACCTGATGTTTGTAGAAGACGCCGCTCGTCGTGTTAAAAATGCATTGAATCAACAGTCAGACTACCTGGACTTCTGGCTACGCGTTGAACACTACGAGAGCCTTCATGCTCATGACGCAGTTAGTATTACTACTAAAGGCGTAGAAGGTGGTTTCCAACCACATCTTCACCGCTAA
- a CDS encoding bifunctional diguanylate cyclase/phosphodiesterase, with protein sequence MTQQLSPQDELIVFEDDHHEAPVETSSAPWKMLVVDDEQQMHKATTFALQGFVFEGKPLEIISAFSGQEAREILKAENDIACILLDVVMETENAGLELVGYIRDEIKNNSVRIILRTGQPGYAPELEVISKYDINDYKAKSELTRTKLITALTSALRSYEQIKAMETGQSGLEYIVKSSRELFQERSISGLSNDVIEPFAFLSKCAPENVLVCGMHNAGDNVDAVVLASGNAIDIEANTRVSDLNDSIAESIQEAFSNESSLLDGNHICLFTKSPSGHKIVISGKTQAELEFVNKKLLAVFGVQIATSLENTYLFEHINEIAFLDNLTRLKNRNGFLTQIQELLDSNSQSHLLLLIDIDNFQAVNDGLGHDTGNSVIKMVAKRLTSTYPNALIGRVSGDTFGVFIAQTSEEDLELIPRQLYKAFETTLRIGDNELPISISAGVAATDNCDDNANELFKNAGIALKYAKSNTKGKHQFFDPAMHEQLKRRLNVIKELKGALENDEMVLFYQPQYCLKTQQYIGVEALVRWFKPDGTIISPMDFIPAAEDSGQIVHIGEWVLKTACEQQVKWISEGLPPLRVAVNISMRQFKDPSFLDFVYQTIQDTGINPKYLELEITESMLSEDAMVFIDQLSMLRLEGITVAIDDFGTGYSSLSYLQRLPVDRVKIDRSFIRRVESNQGDKTIVSLIIKMGHELNLQVIAEGVEDEEQTKVLVELGCDEVQGFFYAKPMHGNDVKELLLKK encoded by the coding sequence ATGACACAGCAGCTATCACCGCAGGACGAGCTAATAGTTTTTGAGGATGACCACCATGAAGCCCCCGTTGAAACCTCTTCGGCGCCATGGAAAATGCTCGTGGTCGATGACGAACAGCAAATGCACAAGGCAACAACTTTTGCTTTGCAAGGCTTTGTCTTTGAAGGTAAGCCTCTAGAAATCATTTCTGCTTTTTCCGGGCAAGAAGCCCGTGAAATCTTAAAAGCAGAGAATGATATTGCTTGTATTCTTCTCGATGTCGTAATGGAAACAGAAAACGCCGGTCTTGAATTGGTTGGCTATATCCGTGACGAGATCAAAAACAACTCTGTACGAATTATCCTTCGTACAGGACAACCGGGCTACGCACCAGAACTGGAAGTCATCAGTAAATACGACATCAATGACTATAAAGCCAAGAGTGAGTTAACCCGCACCAAACTGATTACTGCGCTAACCTCAGCGCTTCGCTCTTACGAACAAATCAAAGCAATGGAAACAGGTCAGTCCGGCCTTGAATACATTGTTAAGAGTTCACGTGAGCTGTTCCAGGAAAGAAGCATTTCTGGTCTTTCAAACGATGTCATTGAGCCGTTCGCCTTTTTATCTAAATGTGCACCAGAAAACGTTTTAGTATGCGGAATGCATAACGCAGGGGATAATGTAGATGCGGTTGTTTTAGCATCCGGCAATGCCATCGACATCGAAGCCAATACGAGAGTCAGTGACCTGAACGACTCAATTGCAGAATCCATTCAGGAAGCGTTCTCCAACGAAAGCAGTCTTCTTGATGGTAATCATATTTGTCTGTTCACCAAATCTCCGTCCGGACACAAAATTGTTATTTCAGGCAAAACTCAGGCTGAACTGGAATTTGTGAACAAGAAATTGTTAGCGGTATTTGGTGTTCAAATAGCTACATCTCTTGAAAATACGTACCTCTTTGAACACATTAATGAAATTGCCTTCCTGGATAACCTGACGCGTTTAAAAAATCGAAACGGTTTCCTAACTCAAATCCAGGAACTTTTAGATTCTAATAGTCAATCACACTTATTACTGCTGATTGATATCGATAATTTCCAAGCGGTAAATGATGGATTGGGTCACGATACCGGTAATTCGGTTATCAAAATGGTCGCCAAACGATTAACGTCGACCTACCCTAACGCCCTAATAGGTCGTGTTAGCGGAGACACCTTTGGTGTCTTTATCGCTCAAACCTCAGAAGAAGATCTAGAGCTAATTCCCAGACAACTTTATAAGGCATTTGAAACAACACTGCGTATTGGAGATAACGAACTTCCAATTTCTATATCCGCTGGTGTCGCAGCCACCGACAACTGTGATGATAATGCAAATGAGTTGTTCAAAAATGCAGGTATTGCGCTGAAATATGCGAAGAGTAATACCAAAGGCAAACATCAATTCTTTGATCCGGCAATGCATGAGCAATTAAAACGCCGCCTGAATGTGATCAAAGAATTGAAAGGTGCATTAGAGAATGACGAAATGGTGCTCTTCTATCAACCTCAGTACTGCCTGAAAACCCAGCAGTACATTGGTGTTGAAGCCTTGGTTCGTTGGTTTAAACCGGACGGCACTATTATCTCTCCGATGGATTTCATTCCTGCGGCAGAAGACTCAGGACAAATCGTTCATATTGGTGAGTGGGTACTAAAAACAGCCTGCGAACAACAAGTGAAGTGGATTTCTGAAGGGCTGCCTCCCCTTCGAGTGGCGGTTAATATCTCGATGCGCCAATTCAAAGATCCAAGCTTCCTTGATTTTGTCTATCAGACCATTCAAGACACAGGCATTAACCCTAAGTATCTTGAACTTGAGATCACCGAATCCATGCTCTCCGAAGATGCAATGGTATTCATCGATCAACTATCCATGCTTCGTTTAGAAGGCATTACGGTTGCAATCGACGATTTTGGTACGGGTTATTCGTCCTTGAGCTATCTTCAACGCTTGCCTGTAGATCGAGTCAAAATTGACCGCTCCTTCATTCGTCGCGTTGAAAGTAATCAGGGAGACAAAACCATTGTGTCCTTGATTATTAAGATGGGCCACGAACTCAATCTGCAAGTCATTGCAGAAGGTGTTGAGGACGAAGAACAAACCAAGGTCTTGGTGGAACTGGGTTGTGATGAAGTACAAGGCTTCTTCTATGCCAAACCTATGCACGGTAATGACGTCAAAGAACTGCTTCTAAAGAAATAA
- a CDS encoding sensor histidine kinase, translating into MQHWFSKRSLRGKFLLITIPPMLLITSLFVLVFALTTVSESKRILKSEADRFITRSTQLLERPLWYLESSSVKAILETISREERVVCIRLESVLGPNEFDFNKECPPSSENVYVSKRSIVHEADLETDTLGKLEIHFDLSPDQQDLRENILTQLLLLCLLSGTLTVMIFFGFGITIIKPIRKVMDSIEVFERTGQREYFDWQTEDELGHFIQAYNSIQRLQEKFEKNLQDQLSFQRTLLNGIPSPIVYLNKARDIVDCNPSFNELVHIEKLQVINQPLTGIIKDLPLDETLKDTQIKGELTVASHLGQNTGTIGMTLMYSAAPLFDSQGNAQGHVIVLQDISERKRSEAKIQEARERAEKALSDLELAQDTLVQTEKLASLGRLVAGVAHEINTPIGSSVTVSSALLDRSKHFREEFESGQLKKSSLVTFIDGVEEASSLLNSSLTSAVHLVQNFKQVAADQTSSQRRTFDLKTVLEEVISTLVPRLKHTRHSISIDIASGISLDSFPGPLGQVVTNFFTNSVNHAFTDDQAGTMLINAKQLPDDKIQIIFEDNGKGIPTELQKKVFDPFFTTKMGEGGTGLGLNLVHNITVKILGGSLSLESDEGKGTKFIVTIPKVAPISDEAQG; encoded by the coding sequence ATGCAGCATTGGTTTAGCAAACGGTCGTTGCGGGGAAAATTCCTGCTGATTACGATACCTCCGATGCTACTGATTACCAGTCTGTTCGTGTTGGTGTTTGCGTTAACGACGGTTTCAGAGTCCAAACGAATTCTCAAAAGTGAAGCCGATCGCTTCATTACCCGCTCAACACAATTACTGGAACGCCCACTGTGGTATTTGGAATCCAGCAGTGTAAAAGCCATTCTTGAAACCATCAGTCGTGAAGAGCGCGTTGTTTGTATTCGATTGGAGTCCGTTCTCGGGCCCAATGAATTTGATTTCAACAAAGAATGCCCACCCAGTTCTGAAAACGTCTATGTCAGCAAACGCTCGATTGTTCACGAAGCGGATTTAGAAACAGATACGCTAGGAAAACTTGAAATTCATTTCGACCTATCCCCGGATCAACAAGATCTGAGAGAAAATATTCTTACTCAGCTTCTGCTGCTGTGTCTGTTATCTGGTACGCTCACAGTAATGATCTTTTTTGGCTTCGGCATAACCATTATTAAACCGATCCGTAAAGTAATGGACTCAATCGAAGTCTTCGAACGAACAGGTCAACGGGAATATTTTGACTGGCAAACTGAGGATGAGCTAGGTCATTTCATCCAGGCGTATAACTCCATACAACGCCTACAGGAAAAGTTCGAAAAGAACTTACAGGATCAGCTCAGTTTTCAACGAACCTTACTTAACGGTATTCCTAGCCCGATCGTTTATTTAAACAAAGCACGAGATATCGTGGATTGTAATCCTTCGTTTAATGAGCTGGTTCATATCGAAAAATTACAGGTCATCAATCAACCGCTGACCGGCATCATCAAAGACCTGCCTTTGGATGAAACGTTAAAAGACACCCAAATCAAAGGGGAATTAACGGTCGCCTCACATTTAGGCCAAAACACCGGCACTATCGGCATGACACTAATGTATTCAGCCGCGCCTTTGTTTGACTCTCAAGGTAATGCACAAGGGCACGTTATCGTTCTTCAGGACATCAGTGAGCGTAAACGCAGTGAAGCCAAAATTCAGGAAGCCAGAGAACGCGCCGAAAAAGCGCTTTCAGATCTCGAACTTGCTCAGGATACCCTGGTTCAAACGGAAAAACTGGCATCACTAGGACGTTTGGTTGCAGGCGTTGCCCATGAAATTAATACTCCAATTGGTAGCAGTGTCACGGTGTCGAGTGCACTACTTGATAGATCCAAACACTTCCGGGAAGAGTTTGAAAGCGGCCAACTTAAGAAGTCCTCTCTGGTTACCTTTATAGATGGCGTGGAAGAAGCCTCCTCCCTTCTGAATTCAAGCTTAACCAGCGCCGTTCACCTGGTTCAAAACTTCAAACAAGTGGCCGCCGACCAAACCAGCTCACAACGACGAACCTTTGATTTGAAAACGGTTCTCGAAGAAGTGATCTCAACCTTGGTACCAAGACTTAAACACACTCGTCATTCCATTAGCATCGATATTGCGTCCGGTATTTCTTTGGACAGCTTCCCTGGTCCATTAGGGCAAGTCGTAACGAACTTTTTCACAAACTCGGTTAATCATGCCTTTACCGATGATCAAGCGGGAACTATGCTAATTAATGCAAAACAGCTACCTGATGATAAGATACAAATTATTTTTGAAGACAACGGGAAAGGCATCCCGACAGAGCTTCAGAAAAAAGTATTCGACCCGTTTTTTACAACTAAGATGGGCGAAGGTGGTACAGGACTAGGTTTGAATCTGGTTCACAATATAACCGTGAAGATACTTGGCGGTTCTCTATCACTTGAAAGTGATGAAGGTAAAGGTACAAAATTTATCGTGACGATTCCAAAAGTTGCACCAATATCGGATGAGGCTCAAGGATAA
- a CDS encoding M61 family metallopeptidase, which translates to MSLSVQSPYSIRYTVELSEPYAHRFLVHLDIEQPAEQQTLRLPAWIPGSYMIRDFAKNVVELQAIDVATEQRLTVEKQDKSTWLIQTNQKAIRVSYIVYAWDLSVRSAHFDQTHAYFNGTSLFLEVIGQEDQPCLLDIPTPSYAYCSDWKVATSLKPVDHDRYQFGLYHADNYDDLIDHPVEISDFTLASFEACGVQHDVVLVGKHYADMERLCQDLKVICEYQINFFGTPAPMDYYLFMTLVVDQGYGGLEHRASTSLIANRSDLPHKQDTKITDGYRTYLGLCSHEYFHTWNVKRIKPQNFLPYDLSQEVHTSLMWWFEGVTSYYDNLFLARSGIIPEDSYLECLAQDITRVIRQNGRFRQTVADSSFDTWTRFYKQDEGAPNHIVSYYTKGSLIALGLDLLIQQQSNHQCSLDDVVKHLWQRYLSTGQGVDENEMPDLIQQITSVDVSDYLTQALDTTEDLPLERLLSNAGIEYQEYQSSSLTDLGGKKPTDDASFSSGLRTKPHAMGLELVQVLDNMPGQAAGLSAGDIIIAIDQLMVGKQDIDKLLSRFDEGSEVNCHFFRQDQLMRCTVKLTKITLPSIYLSIINESESKKWIKQ; encoded by the coding sequence ATGTCCCTATCTGTTCAATCTCCTTATTCAATTCGTTACACCGTAGAACTTTCTGAACCCTATGCTCACCGTTTTCTGGTACATCTGGATATTGAACAGCCAGCCGAACAGCAAACTCTCCGCCTACCTGCATGGATTCCTGGTAGCTACATGATTCGAGACTTTGCAAAGAATGTTGTGGAACTTCAGGCCATTGATGTAGCGACCGAACAAAGATTGACCGTAGAGAAACAAGATAAATCCACATGGTTGATTCAAACCAATCAGAAAGCGATCCGCGTTAGTTATATTGTGTACGCTTGGGACTTATCCGTTCGCAGTGCACACTTTGATCAAACACACGCTTACTTCAATGGCACAAGTTTGTTTTTAGAAGTCATTGGACAAGAAGACCAGCCATGTCTTCTCGACATTCCTACTCCAAGTTATGCCTATTGTTCCGACTGGAAAGTGGCAACCTCTTTAAAACCAGTGGACCACGATCGGTATCAGTTCGGTTTATACCATGCCGATAATTACGATGACCTGATTGACCACCCGGTAGAAATTTCTGATTTCACCTTAGCCAGCTTTGAGGCTTGCGGTGTACAACACGATGTTGTTCTTGTGGGTAAACACTATGCGGACATGGAACGACTCTGTCAGGATTTAAAAGTCATCTGCGAATATCAGATTAATTTCTTTGGCACTCCCGCACCGATGGATTACTACCTGTTCATGACGTTGGTGGTGGATCAAGGCTATGGCGGCTTGGAACACAGAGCATCAACCAGTTTGATTGCTAACCGTTCTGATTTACCACACAAGCAGGATACCAAGATCACTGACGGTTATCGTACCTATCTTGGTTTGTGCAGCCACGAATACTTCCATACCTGGAATGTGAAACGTATTAAGCCGCAAAACTTCCTGCCATACGATCTGTCGCAGGAAGTTCATACCAGCCTCATGTGGTGGTTTGAGGGGGTTACCTCCTACTACGACAACCTGTTCCTTGCTCGTAGCGGCATAATCCCTGAGGACAGCTACCTTGAATGCCTGGCTCAGGACATCACTCGTGTGATTCGACAAAACGGACGCTTCCGCCAAACCGTAGCAGACTCCAGCTTTGATACCTGGACCAGATTCTACAAACAAGACGAAGGCGCTCCGAATCACATTGTTAGCTACTACACCAAAGGCTCGCTCATTGCCTTAGGTCTGGACTTACTGATTCAGCAACAGAGTAATCACCAATGTTCTCTGGACGATGTAGTAAAACATCTATGGCAGCGTTACTTATCCACAGGTCAAGGCGTCGATGAGAATGAAATGCCAGATCTCATTCAACAAATTACGTCCGTTGATGTATCAGACTACCTGACACAGGCCTTAGACACGACGGAAGACCTTCCTCTGGAACGCTTGTTGTCCAACGCAGGGATTGAATATCAAGAATACCAAAGCAGTAGCCTTACAGACTTAGGCGGGAAGAAACCAACGGATGATGCCTCATTCAGCTCAGGTCTCAGAACCAAACCACACGCGATGGGTCTGGAATTGGTTCAGGTGCTGGATAATATGCCAGGACAGGCAGCCGGTCTTTCTGCGGGCGACATCATTATTGCGATTGATCAATTAATGGTCGGAAAACAAGACATTGATAAGCTACTCTCCCGGTTTGATGAAGGCAGTGAAGTAAATTGTCACTTCTTCCGACAAGATCAGCTAATGAGATGCACGGTAAAACTCACAAAAATCACTTTACCTTCCATCTATTTATCGATAATAAATGAGTCTGAGTCTAAGAAGTGGATTAAACAGTGA
- a CDS encoding late competence development ComFB family protein, with translation MSLTDQIQNYVETLVEEKIFEKLGANADEDTMIDIACVALNQLPARYIRYAVDLVFYMQPEERKKLFDDVEKSVTEAIAYVEKHKRSS, from the coding sequence ATGAGCCTAACTGATCAGATTCAAAACTACGTAGAGACCTTGGTTGAAGAGAAAATATTTGAAAAACTGGGGGCCAATGCGGATGAAGATACGATGATTGATATTGCCTGTGTGGCGCTGAACCAGTTGCCTGCTCGCTATATTCGGTATGCAGTAGATTTGGTTTTTTATATGCAGCCTGAAGAGCGTAAGAAGCTGTTTGATGATGTGGAAAAGAGCGTTACAGAAGCCATTGCGTATGTAGAGAAGCACAAGCGCTCTTCATAG
- the yfaE gene encoding class I ribonucleotide reductase maintenance protein YfaE, translating to MSDEIKVQVDDLMAVYVPKSEPILDSLEQHDIRIEYQCRSGYCGACRVKLLEGRVEYQEPPLAFLKENEIVTCCSRAITDIKIERPL from the coding sequence GTGTCTGACGAGATAAAAGTACAGGTGGATGATTTAATGGCCGTTTACGTGCCTAAATCAGAACCCATCCTTGATAGTTTGGAACAGCATGATATTCGCATCGAATATCAATGCCGTTCCGGCTATTGTGGTGCCTGTAGGGTGAAGCTACTGGAAGGGCGTGTTGAATACCAAGAACCCCCTCTGGCCTTTCTCAAGGAAAATGAGATCGTCACCTGTTGTTCTCGGGCCATCACCGATATCAAGATTGAACGCCCTCTCTAA